The Malassezia japonica chromosome 5, complete sequence genome contains a region encoding:
- the SEC7 gene encoding guanine nucleotide exchange protein for ADP-robosylation factor (EggNog:ENOG503NU1X; COG:U; BUSCO:EOG092602UY), producing the protein MAAEDEQHASNAHPGSEPVDAHAASSDRGASTENNTRREALPGAELIDFGDQSAAPAAHGEPSHSLLQELTEPTEAPKEAPYPMVSADEEERDAEKLAAEMAHASADDTHAHADTAKEAPLQSDAAPKSEPSAPEEQGAPHEHDAAQQTPKAAAPGDAPTAAAAEAQVEAEATSVAQATELGLTAEPDASRQEQARDVRELEAQPAQELGGTLPVHESHTPMLDVHPEATEHPAPSSLYPSVTPEQEEEDAEKLANEEHDTAKDVPEGDDAPTSEYPAAVHQDAPAEDSKTVEPSATEPADAPVDSNDPAEPAAPTDEPAERSDAPTEPTDAPTERADAPTEPTDEPAERTDAPAEPTDAPAERADAPLHEQSTAPVDVPNGAEPVSGNRMRPSVHTASVLPVPDSDPSPARSPIHSASSASSLSRGSAVFVVSALETIANSKEAKRSKDLKESATTALDMVRRAAAPEASEPSILDPRVVFEPLRLACKTHTIALQTTSLDCIAKLVSYAFFAEDEGSTTEEPPLADLVVDTVCDCFEDQLDERVSVQIVKALLACVLSTSIRVHQSSLLRAVRTVYNVFLVSRTPATQAIAQGSLSQMISYVFSRVPRKGKAAAPEEEKESGERVTLQEMESRNSFEGTERDDVVIAPAAMDAPDLLVKDAFLVLRALCKLSMKTLGTESERDMRSQSMRSKLLSLHMIHNILQMHMDVFTDASVQILSSSSGEQSSFVQAAKQYLCLSLSRNAVSSVIQVFEISCEIFWLLLHGMRTKVKKEIEVLFNEIFLPILEMRSSTAAQKSVLLGVVNRLCRDPQALVEIYLNYDCDRSALENVYERLMNVISRLAQTPSTAVSGNTADPVAEARSATPLHRMPSTGAVPKDEAIDAETSGIPLELRLKRQSLECLCSVLHSLVEWSGRSFEEEGTQSDDIKVEHDEEVEALAAQDDDPGRFENAKQRKTTLLEAIRTFNYKPKRGIDRLIEHGFIRSRDPQAIARFLFYADGLSKANIGEYLGEGEPENIAIMHAFVDLMNFDQLPFTTALRRFLQAFRLPGEAQKIDRYMLKFAERYIAGNKGAFANADTAYILAYSVIMLNTDAHNPQVKHRMTLADFIKNNAGIDDGANLPEDFLRSIYEEIQKHEIKMKDEAPPAPNVPQGTGFATAIATVGRDLQHEQYVLQSEGMANRTEVLFRTMLTAQRRAGSQQRAMADQFFSASHMEHVKPMFEVAWMSFLAGISTPLQDSTDPDTIRQVLGGFRDAIKIVCFFGLELERNAFVTTLAKFTFLNNFGEMRGKNVETIKALLGIAHTEGNYLRGSWREVLTCVSQLERFQLISGGVDQRMLPELGRRHSGAGNAPRGSVHLPTNEVVQAGASSEITVAADRVFSSTPNLSGEAIVDFVQSLCDLSWEEIQSSGMSDNPRLFSLQKLVEISYYNMSRIRMEWSRLWQILGEHFNQVCCHPNPAVSAFGLDSLRQLAMKFLEKDELHHFKFQKDFLKPFEYAMRRNPDLGAKEMVLQCLEQMIQSRSDHIRSGWATMFGVFGVAAGAPERVAVYAFELVKRVHSERFEAILANSSFGDVCVCMAHFGKVGSQKISLPATDLLRTMVPAMLERSASVQDADASTASAAAVPPSDLWLPVLFALYDILMTGDDLEVRRVALDALFGLLKEHGAEFTPTFWDTVCQDVLFPIFNVLRNRSDVTRFSSQEDMSVWLSTTMIQALRHLVELWTYYFDTLQRRLAGLLELLCACICQENDTLARIGTTCLRELIVQNVDRLDDGLWQLVTDAFLRLFRATTAAQVFDPMLSSPDPAMGGTERRHAFKQIIVKCVLQLLLIETTNALLQETTVYAAIPAEQLLRLTQALEDSYRFSRRFNADRALRTALWKVGFMKQLPNLLKQESTSASTLVHVYLQMQSDAGRHDAHQQVSERFLPLAEEIISVYLPLDNETQARNIAAWTPVVAQVVDGLAALYDMPNAEATQEQCTRTFYLLAVELLDKVGLAPALAVPLRRYLTAVGLAHRLVDLSAATERQRKRDEAHAQLLRATPSTASLKGELYQEAGNASVDILPRALRSEVEETGSPAARLP; encoded by the coding sequence ATGGCTGCAGAAGACGAGCAGCACGCGTCGAACGCGCATCCAGGGTCTGAGCCTGTGGATGCGCATGCGGCTAGCAGCGACCGCGGCGCATCCACGGAAAACAAcacgcgtcgcgaggcgcttccCGGCGCTGAGCTGATTGATTTTGGCGAccagagcgccgcgcctgccgcacACGGCGAGCCGAGCCATTCGTTGCTTCAGGAGCTGACCGAGCCGACTGAGGCGCCCAAAGAAGCGCCGTACCCGATGGTAtctgccgacgaggaggaaaGGGACGCCGAGAAGCTCGCGGCAGAAatggcgcacgcgtcggCGGACGACACACACGCACATGCGGACACCGCGAAAGAGGCGCCTCTGCAGAGCGATGCTGCGCCCAAGTCCGAACCGAGCGCGCCCGAGGagcaaggcgcgccgcacgagcacgacgcggccCAACAAACACCCAaagcggccgcgccgggcgacgcgccgaccgccgccgccgccgaggcacaGGTCGAGGCGGAAGCGACATCGGTCGCCCAGGccaccgagctcggcctcaCGGCAGAGCCGGACGCCAGCCGCCAGGAGCAGGCCAgggacgtgcgcgagctcgaagCGCAGCCTGCACAGGAACTCGGCGGGACGCTGCCGGTGCACGAATCGCACACGCCTATGCTGGACGTGCACCCGGAGGCGACGGAGCAtcctgcgccgtcgtcgctTTACCCGTCCGTGACGCCAGAgcaggaagaggaggaTGCAGAGAAGCTCGCAAACGAGGAGCACGACACCGCAAAGGATGTGCCCGAgggcgacgatgcgcccaCGTCTGAATACCCCGCGGCTGTGCACCAAGATGCGCCGGCGGAGGACAGCAAGACTGTCGAGCCGTCCGCGACCGAGCCTGCGGATGCGCCGGTCGACAGCAACGACCCTGCCgagcctgctgcgccgaccgatgagcctgccgagcgcTCCGACGCGCCTACCGAGCCGACCGATGCGCCTaccgagcgtgccgacgcaCCTACCGAGCCGACCGATgagcctgccgagcgcaccgacgcgcctgccgagcctaccgatgcgcctgccgagcgtgccgacgcaCCTCTGCACGAGCAGAGCACGGCGCCTGTCGACGTCCCCaacggcgccgagcccgTTTCGGGCAACCGCATGCGCCCGAGCGTGCACACCGCGTCGGTCCTCCCCGTGCCAGACAGCGATCCCTCTcccgcacgctcgccgatccacagcgcgtcgagtgcGAGCAGCCTTTCGCGTGGCAGTGCCGTCTTTGTCGTCTCGGCGCTAGAGACGATCGCCAACTCCAAAGAGGCAAAGCGATCCAAGGACCTCAAAGAGAGCGCCACGAccgcgctcgacatggtgcgccgtgcggcggcgcccgaggccagTGAGCCGTCGATCCTCGATCCCCGTGTCGTGTTTGAGCCGCTGCGGCTTGCGTGCAAGACGCACACCATTGCGCTGCAGACGACGAGTCTCGACTGCATCGCGAAGCTCGTCAGCTATGCGTTCTTTGCCGAGGACGAAGGCTCGACGACCGAGGAGCCGCCGCTGGCGGACCTCGTCGTGGACACCGTGTGCGACTGCTTCGAAgaccagctcgacgagcgtgtgTCTGTGCAGATTGTCAAGGCCCTGCTTGCCTGTGTCCTGTCGACGAGCATCCGCGTGCACCAGTCGAgcctgctgcgtgccgtgcgcaccgtgtACAATGTCTTTTTGgtctcgcgcacgcccgcgacgcaggcgatCGCCCAAGGCAGTCTGTCCCAGATGATCTCGTATGTCTTTAGCCGCGTGCCCCGCAAAGGCAAGGCGGCTGCACCGGAAGAGGAGAAGGagagcggcgagcgcgtcacGCTGCAAGAGATGGAGAGCCGCAACTCGTTCGAAGgcacggagcgcgacgacgtggTTAtcgcgcctgccgcgaTGGATGCGCCGGACCTGCTCGTCAAGGATGCCTTCctcgtgctgcgtgcgctgtgCAAGTTGAGCATGAAAACGCTCGGCACCGAAAGCGAGCGCGACATGCGCTCGCAGTCGATGCGGTCAAAGCTCCTGTCGCTGCACATGATCCACAATATCCTGCAGATGCACATGGACGTCTTCACCGACGCCAGCGTGCAGATCctctcgtcgagcagcggcgagcAGTCGTCGTTTGTGCAGGCCGCCAAGCAGTACCTGTGCCTGAGCCTGAGCCGGAACGCGGTCAGCAGCGTCATCCAGGTGTTTGAGATCTCGTGCGAGATCTTTTGGCTCCTGCTCCACGGAATGCGCACCAAGGTCAAGAAGGAGATCGAGGTGCTCTTTAACGAGATCTTTTTGCCGATCCTCGagatgcgcagcagcaccgccgcgcaaaagtcggtgctgctcggcgtggtgAACCGGCTGTGCCGCGATCCccaggcgctggtcgagaTCTATCTCAACTACGACTGcgaccgcagcgcgctggaAAACGTGTACGAGCGCCTGATGAATGTCATCTCGCGCCTCGCACAGACCCCGTCGACGGCCGTCTCGGGGAACACCGCGGACCCTGTTGCagaggcgcgcagcgccacgccgctCCACCGCATGCCGTCCACGGGTGCGGTGCCGaaggacgaggcgatcgacgcGGAAACGAGTGGCATaccgctcgagctgcgcctcaaGCGCCAGAGCCTCGAGTGCCTGTGCAGCGTGCTGCACTCGCTTGTCGAGTGGTCCGGCCGCAGCTTTGAAGAAGAGGGCACGCAGAGCGACGACATCAaggtcgagcacgacgaagaggtcgaggcgcttgccgcgcaggacgacgaTCCCGGCCGCTTTGAGAATgccaagcagcgcaagacgacgctcctcgaggcgatccGCACGTTTAACTACAAGCCGAAGCGCGGCATCGACCGTTTGATCGAGCACGGCTTCATCCGCAGCCGCGACCCCCAGGCGATTGCGCGCTTCCTCTTTTACGCCGACGGGCTGAGCAAGGCGAACATCGGCGAgtacctcggcgagggcgagccgGAGAACATTGCAATCATGCACGCGTTTGTCGACCTGATGAACTTTGACCAGCTGCCGTTTACCACGGCACTGCGTCGCTTCCTGCAGGCCTTCCGTCTGCCAGGCGAGGCGCAAAAGATCGATCGCTACATGCTCAAGTTTGCGGAGCGGTACATTGCGGGCAACAAGGGCGCGTTTGCGAATGCCGACACCGCGTACATCCTCGCGTACTCGGTCATCATGCTCAACACCGACGCACACAACCCCCAGGTGAAGCACCGCATGACGCTAGCCGACTTTATCAAGAACAATGCGGGGATTGACGACGGCGCGAACCTGCCGGAAGACTTTTTGCGCTCGATCTATGAAGAGATCCAGAAGCACGAGATCAAGATgaaggacgaggcgccgcctgcgccgaaTGTGCCCCAAGGCACCGGCTTTGCGACGGCGATCGCGACCGTCGGCCGCGACTTGCAGCACGAGCAGTACGTGCTGCAGTCCGAGGGCATGGCGAACCGCACCGAGGTGCTCTTCCGCACGATGCTTACGGCCCAGCGTCGTGCAGGctcgcagcagcgcgcgatGGCCGACCAGTTCTTCTCGGCGTCGCACATGGAGCACGTCAAGCCGATGTTTGAGGTGGCGTGGATGTCCTTCCTTGCCGGCAtcagcacgccgctccAGGACAGCACGGATCCCGACACGATCCgccaggtgctcggcggATTCCGCGACGCGATCAAGATCGTGTGCTTCTTTGGCCTGGAACTCGAGCGGAACGCGTTTGTGACGACGCTCGCCAAATTCACCTTCCTGAACAACTTTGGCGAGATGCGCGGCAAGAATGTCGAGACGATCAAGGCCCTGCTCGGCATTGCGCACACCGAGGGCAACTACCTGCGTGGCTCCTGGCGCGAGGTGCTTACCTGTGTGagccagctcgagcgcttccAGTTGAtcagcggcggcgtcgaccagcgcatGCTCCCCGAGCTCGGACGGCGCCACAGTGGGGCCGGCAACGCGCCGCGGGGCAGCGTCCACCTGCCGACCAACGAGGTGGTGCAggcgggcgcctcgtccgagaTCACCGTCGCGGCGGACCGCGTGTtctcctcgacgccgaaTCTGAGCGGTGAGGCGATTGTCGACTTTGTGCAGTCGCTGTGCGACCTGAGCTGGGAAGAGATCCAGTCGTCGGGCATGTCGGACAACCCCCGCCTCTTTTCGCTGCAGAAGCTGGTCGAGATCAGCTACTATAACATGTCGCGTATCCGTATGGAGTGGTCGCGCCTGTGGCagatcctcggcgagcactTTAACCAGGTGTGCTGCCACCCCAACCCCGCGGTGAGCGCGTTTGGCCTGGACTCGTTGCGCCAACTCGCGATGAAGTTCCTCGAGAAAGACGAGCTGCACCACTTCAAGTTCCAAAAAGACTTTTTGAAGCCGTTTGAGTACGCCATGCGCCGCAACCCCGACCTCGGGGCGAAGGAGATGGTGCTGCAGTGCCTTGAGCAGATGATCCAGAGCCGCTCAGACCACATCCGCTCGGGTTGGGCGACGATGTTTGGCGTGTTTGGCgttgcggccggcgcgccggagcgcgtcgcggtgtACGCCTTCGAGCTCGTGAAGCGCGTACACAGCGAGCGCTTCGAAGCCATCCTCGCGAACAGCTCGTTCGGCGACGTGTGTGTGTGCATGGCGCACTTTGGCAAGGTCGGCAGCCAAAAGATCTCGCTGCCGGCCACCGACCTGCTCCGCACGATGGTCCCTgcgatgctcgagcgcagtgCGTCGGTGCAAGACGCGgacgcgtcgacggcctctgccgccgccgttcCCCCGTCGGATCTGTGGCTCCCTgtgctctttgcgctgtACGACATCCTAATGACcggcgacgacctcgaggtgcgccgtgtcgcgctcgatgcgctcttTGGCCTGCTCAAGGAGCACGGTGCAGAGTTTACGCCCACGTTCTGGGACACGGTGTGCCAGGACGTGCTCTTCCCCATATTCaacgtgctgcgcaaccgCTCGGACGTGACGCGTTTCTCGTCGCAGGAGGATATGAGCGTGTGGCTCTCGACGACCATgatccaggcgctgcggcacctcgtcgagctgtgGACGTACTACTTTgacacgctgcagcgccgcctcgccggcctgctcgagctgctctgTGCGTGCATCTGCCAGGAGAACGACACGCTGGCGCGGATCGGCACGAcgtgcctgcgcgagctcatCGTGCAGAacgtcgaccgcctcgacgacgggCTCTGGCAGCTCGTGACGGACGCGTTCCTGCGTCTGTTCCGtgcgacgaccgccgcgcaagTCTTTGACCCGATGCTCTCCTCACCGGACCCCGCGATGGGCGGCACggagcggcggcacgcctTTAAGCAGATCATCGTCAAGTGTGTCTtgcagctgctgctgaTCGAGACGACgaatgcgctgctgcaagAGACGACGGTCTACGCCGCGATtcccgccgagcagctcctgcgcctgacgcaggcgctcgaggactcGTACCGCTTCTCGCGCCGCTTCAATGCggaccgcgcgctgcgcaccgccctGTGGAAGGTCGGCTTTATGAAGCAGTTGCCGAATCTGCTCAAGCAGGAGAGCACGTCTGCCTCGACCCTTGTGCACGTCTATCTGCAGATGCAGAGCGATGCCGGCCgccacgacgcgcaccAGCAAGTCAGCGAGCGTTTCCTGCCGCTGGCCGAGGAGATCATCAGTGTCTATCTCCCCCTGGACAACgagacgcaggcgcgcaaCATTGCCGCCTGGACGCCGGTCGTGGCCCAGGTCGTGGACGGTCTCGCGGCACTGTACGACATGCCAaacgccgaggcgacgcaggAGCAATGCACGCGCACCTTTTACCTGCttgccgtcgagctcctcgacaaggtcggcctcgcgcctgcgctggccgtgccgctgcggcgctaCCTGACGGCCGTCGGCCTGGCCCATCGCCTTGTGGACctctcggcggcgaccgagcggcagcgcaagcgcgacgaggcgcatgcgcagctgctgcgcgcgacgccctCTACGGCGAGCCTCAAAGGCGAGCTGTACCAAGAGGCGGGCAACGCCTCGGTGGATATTCTGCctcgtgcgctgcgcagcgaggtGGAAGAGACGGGAtcgcccgcggcgcgcttgccATAG
- the NIP7 gene encoding ribosome biosynthesis protein nip7 (BUSCO:EOG09264PD5; COG:J; EggNog:ENOG503NVZ1): MRPLTDAESTTLFEKLAHYIGKNLVHLIDRPDDPHVFRLHRDRVYYVSEANMRLAVSIARPNLMSLGTCFGKFSKTGKFRLHITALDYLVQYARYKVWIKPNGEMPFLYGNHVVKAHVGRITDDTPEHAGVVVLSMSGVGLGFGVTARSTTDTRNMDPTNIIVFHQADVGEYLRDEETLF; encoded by the coding sequence ATGCGGCCGCTGACGGATGCCGAGTCGACGACGCTTTTTGAGAAGCTCGCGCACTATATCGGAAAGAACCTGGTGCATCTGATCGACCGCCCGGATGATCCGCACGTCTTCCGTCTGCACCGCGACCGTGTATACTATGTGTCAGAGGCCAAcatgcgcctcgccgtgtCGATCGCCCGCCCGAACCTCATGTCGCTGGGGACGTGCTTTGGCAAATTCTCCAAGACGGGCAAGTTCCGTCTGCATATCACTGCGCTCGACTATCTCGTGCAGTACGCGCGGTACAAGGTGTGGATCAAGCCGAACGGCGAGATGCCGTTCCTGTACGGCAACCATGTGGTGAAGGCGCACGTTGGGCGCATCACCGATGATACCCCCGAGCATGCCGGTGTCGTCGTGCTGAGCATgagcggcgtcggcctcggcttTGGCGTCaccgcgcgctccacgACCGACACGCGTAACATGGACCCGACCAACATCATCGTCTTCCACCaggccgacgtcggcgagtatctccgcgacgaggagacGCTCTTTTAG
- the RRP8 gene encoding 25S rRNA (adenine(645)-N(1))-methyltransferase (EggNog:ENOG503NYW7; TransMembrane:1 (o855-879i); COG:A) produces the protein MGDVDLGALQQQLQQQRSTLADDIMARLPQQKMSTNTTRAEPARRSATLGVGAKSEKTSYSAADQKLRAQLGGKGKKRAHEAVREEAGDEEDDAGKAAAVSKAAPRRRADPFAAAEAKHKAAKATLPPEVEGMSKNQRKKWNKKQRLEAEKSEGDEGSNGKAEASKEVSKEVTKEASKGASKETPVPAKAPTPSKVSATSAPAPAAPAAPSIPAAPSTPSTPSDASAPLTALQSSMLTSLKGARFRSINERLYTNESREARSFMLAEPHLFDEYHDGFRQQVRKWPTNPVDRLADLLLGEMKKKGPAHTMRAAQLPGALIVDCGAGEAGLAQKLAPSGKHILSYDLLDTPDGWVRGVDAAQIGALPLPGVAAPLGLLWAPPPAVQPAMADVCVFCLSLMGTNWVEMIAEAWRILRVDGELLVAEVASRLGSTGSTDAFVALISALGFRLDWADTSNTHFVLVKFTKEATQRTPAPPGALDASASPAAIRSAVGTSAQAAEAQQMLIAQGASVLKPFYSQFYALLFRVDPQLVADALFSQFGVPLRTQHHVRLRSAHPVAGNEPHARVLVGSFQRIGFFFLDSELALHSQQPLFFVYHGLILLGQLFQPYAVYHSPSSSPESSSSSRTRTTTGGGGNGGQSPTSDDNSPSSSPTRGNGGGGSTSPSSSPTDSPTSNGNGGGESTSPSSSPTDSPTSNGNGGGGSTSPSSSPTDSPTSNGNGGGGSTSPSSSPTSSSDTSSSDNNNNSSSSGGDNSSSSSSSGGAGAGGASSSSNSGPTSSENSSSSRNSDSSSSGGAGGDSDSSGARYSTSTSLYVFTTNGTPTTSFSYHTTTLHPQGQLNSDQNDNNSYWHDHGAVGGTFAAVGIVAVGLLAALAWFLYRRQKAKKMDADVVAAASAAAATTRTPFDDDDEDMAEAEHYPQSHSEAAPYHYSPEAAASQQYYESPGYHAPNHYASTELPRAFPAMADDPYASDIGSRQNAMEYYSNTSVGNGASERGAYSNVPSDSQFSYNQPLYESVPGAPPAVAGAAAAYQNPFQAPSEAYSEHSSVPQRVPTMQSAHASERTSTSNDYDIAPSQVSHASQYTAAPEFHDSALAYAAPAAAAPAAAAAPMAITTADQSADITRAAAPISPTGGAAYLGAPIDSAGPPSYVAGPSAPVVSDEKTASGVGRASEKSGAGFVPEPAQLVQFGHPSPDAQAGPKQPFSDHEGQSQADHGDWDPPALSSAWFPSGTHTQPSALSEAPVAQYPTHAVHRMSDVPEAETASVEHAPARLTVRNPSPEDNE, from the exons ATGGGCGACGTGGACTtgggcgcgctgcagcagcagctgcagcagcagcgctcGACGCTGGCGGACGACATTATGGCGCGTCTGCCGCAACAAAAGATGTCTACGAATaccacgcgcgccgagcccgcacgccgctcggcgacgctcggcgtagGTGCCAAGTCGGAGAAGACGTCGTACTCGGCTGCTGACCAgaagctgcgtgcgcagctcggcggcaaaggcaagaagcgcgcgcacgaggcggtgcgcgaaGAGGCGGgtgacgaggaggacgatgccggcaaggcggcggcggtgagcaaggccgcgccgcgccggcgtgcggaTCCGTTTGCGGCTGCCGAGGCGAAGCACAAGGCGGCGAAGGCGACGCTACCTCCCGAAGTCGAGGGGATGAGCAAGAACCAGCGGAAGAAGTGGAATAAGAAacagcgtctcgaggcggaGAAGAGCGAAGGGGATGAAGGGAGTAATGGAAAGGCAGAAGCGAGCAAGGAAGTGAGCAAAGAGGTGACCAAGGAGGCGAGCAAAGGGGCGAGCAAAGAGACACCTGTGCCAGCCAAGGCTCCGACGCCGTCCAAGGTGTCTGCGACATCTGCACCGGCTCCTGCTGCCCCTGCTGCCCCTTCTATCCCTGCTGCCCCTTCTACCCCTTCTACTCCATCCGACGCATCCGCCCCCTTGACGGCCCTCCAATCGTCGATGCTCACGAGCCTCAAAGGCGCTCGCTTCCGCTCGATCAACGAGCGCCTCTATACCAATGAATCGCGCGAGGCTCGCTCCTTTATGCTTGCCGAGCCGCACCTCTTTGACGAGTACCACGACGGATTCCGGCAACAAGTACGCAAGTGGCCGACGAACcccgtcgaccgcctcgccgacctgctcctcggcgagatgAAGAAAAAAGGGCCGGCGCACACgatgcgtgccgcgcagctgcccggcgcgctgatCGTCGACTGCGgtgccggcgaggcgggtCTTGCGCAGAAGCTTGCGCCATCCGGCAAGCACATTCTCTCGTACGACCTCCTGGATACGCCGGACGGCTGGGTGCGCGGAGTGGACGCTGCGCagatcggcgcgctccCCCTCCCCGgtgtcgccgcgccgcttggCCTGCTCTGGGCGCCGCCCCCCGCGGTGCAGCCTGCGATGGCCGACGTGTGTGTCTTTTGCCTGAGTCTTATGGGCACCAACTGGGTCGAGAtgatcgccgaggcgtggcGCATCCTGCGTGTCGatggcgagctgcttgtTGCCGAAGTCGCGAGCCGTCTTGGATCTACCGGATCTACCGATGCGTTTGTCGCGCTGATTAGTGCGCTCGGATTCCGCCTGGACTGGGCCGACACGAGCAACACGCACTTTGTCCTGGTCAAGTTTACGAAAgaggcgacgcagcgcacgcccgccccccccggcgcgctcgacgcgtccgcATCCCCCGCCGCCATCCGGTCAGCGGTCGGAACTagcgcgcaggccgccgaggcgcagcagatGCTGATTGCCCAAGGCGCGTCTGTGCTCAAGCCTT TCTACTCGCAGTTCTacgcgctcctcttccGAGTCGAcccgcagctcgtcgcagACGCGCTCTTCTCCCAGTTCGGAGTCCCGCTCCGAACGCAGCACCACGTCCGACTCCGTTCGGCCCACCCGGTCGCCGGTAACGAACCGCACGCCCGTGTCCTCGTCGGATCGTTCCAGCGAATCGGATTCTTCTTCCTCGACTcagagctcgcgctccacTCGCAGCAGCCACTCTTCTTCGTCTACCATGGACTCATCCTCCTCGGACAGCTCTTCCAG CCGTACGCGGTCTATCA CAGCCCTTCTAGTTCACCCGaatcgtcgtcctcgtcgcgtACCCGCACGACcacgggcggcggcggaaaCGGCGGCCAGTCGCCGACAAGCGACGACAACTCGCCctccagctcgccgactaGGGGCAACGGCGGTGGCGGtagcacctcgccgagctcgagcccCACGGactcgccgacctcgaacggaaacggcggcggcgaaagcacctcgccgagctcaagcCCTACGGACTCTCCGACCTCGAACGGaaacggcggcggcggaagcacttcgccgagctcgagcccCACGGACTCTCCGACCTCGAACGGAAACGGCGGCGGTGGaagcacctcgccgagctcgagcccgaccagcagcagcgacacTAGCAGCAGCGACAATAACAACaacagcagcagcagcggcggcgacaacagcagcagcagcagcagcagcggcggcgccggtgctggcggtgcgagcagctcgtcgaacTCGGGCCCCACGAGCAGCGAAaacagcagcagcagccgcaACAGCGACAGCAGCAGCAGtggcggcgccggtggcGACAGCGACTCGTCGGGCGCCCGCTactcgacgtcgacgagcctGTACGTCTTCACGACGAACGGCACGCCCACGACCTCGTTCTCGTACCACACGACGACGCTGCACCCCCAGGGTCAGCTGAACAGTGACCAGAACGACAACAACAGCTACTGGCACGACCACGGCGCTGTCGGTGGTACGTTTGCTGCTGTCGGTATTGTGGCGGTCGGTCTGCTTGCCGCCCTCGCCTGGTTCCTCTACCGCCGCCAGAAGGCGAAGAAGATGGACGCGGACGTTGTCGCtgccgcgtcggccgctgcggcgacgacgcgtacgccgtttgacgacgacgacgaggacatggccgaggcggagcacTACCCCCAGTCGCACAgcgaggccgcgccgtACCACTACTCGCCCGAGGCCGCTGCCTCGCAGCAGTACTACGAGTCGCCCGGCTACCACGCGCCGAACCACTATGCAAGCACCGAGCTGCCGCGTGCGTTCCCTGCGATGGCCGACGACCCCTACGCGAGCGACATTGGCTCGCGCCAGAACGCGATGGAGTACTACTCGAACACGAGCGTCGGCAACGGTGCCtcggagcgcggcgcgtactCCAACGTTCCCAGCGACTCGCAGTTCTCGTACAACCAGCCGCTGTACGAGTCTgtgcccggcgcgccgcctgcggtcgccggcgcggctgctgcgTACCAGAACCCCTTccaggcgccgagcgaggcgtaCTCGGAGCATTCGAGTGTTCcccagcgcgtgccgacgatgcagtcggcgcacgcctccgagcgcacctcgacctcgaATGACTACGACATTGCGCCAAGCCAAGTGAGCCATGCGTCGCAGTACACCGCTGCACCCGAGTTCCACGACTCGGCGCTGgcgtacgcggcgccggctgcggctgccccggctgcggcggctgcCCCGATGGCCATCACGACGGCCGACCAGTCGGCCGACATTacgcgtgctgctgcgccgatCTCGCCGACGGGCGGTGCGGCGTACCTCGGTGCGCCGATCGACAGCGCCGGGCCTCCGTCGTACGTGGCCGGCCCCTCTGCACCGGTCGTCTCGGACGAAAAGACGGCGAGCGGTGTGGGCCGCGCCTCTGAAAAGTCTGGTGCGGGCTTTGTTCCGGAGCCCGCGCAGCTGGTGCAGTTTGGCCACCCCtcgcccgacgcgcaggCCGGCCCGAAGCAGCCCTTTAGCGACCACGAGGGCCAGAGCCAGGCGGACCACGGCGACTGGGACCCTCCTGCGCTGTCTAGCGCGTGGTTCCCGAGCGGAACGCACACCCAGCCCTCGGCGCTGTCCGAGGCGCCAGTGGCGCAGTACCccacgcacgccgtgcaCCGCATGAGCGATGTCCCCGAGGCAGAGACCGCTTCGGTGGAgcacgcgcctgcgcggctCACGGTACGCAACCCGTCCCCCGAAGACAATGAGTAA